Genomic DNA from Fibrobacter succinogenes:
CACAATACTTGAAGCAGAAATAGAACAAGCCATTTCAAAATTTTCGGTCCGTCCACCATTCACCCACACATAAGGCAACAAACCCGCAATTACAGAAACATGGATAAGCACATTTATTCCACCAACAGCGAGATTTATCAAGCCCGCTTTTTTCAAGCCAAATACACTTACTTTATCAAAAACATTCATTTTCAAGACACCTTTTTACGAATCACAACGACATGCGTTACACAACGAAACTCTAGCCTTTACTCAAACAAATTACAAGCATCAATCACCAGCGAGGAATTCTTTGATTTTCGCCTTGACAAAAGCCAAATCAGGATTCGTGAGAATCGGAATCAGCGCATTGATTTCTTCGACAGGCTTATCCCACCATTTCCACCGGAGCATCAGCGCCGTCAATTCTTCGTCGAAACGATTGCGTATAAACTGCGCAGGATTCCCCACTACAACCGTATAAGGCTCCACATCGCTCCCGACAACCGCATTTGCACCGATGATTGCGCCATCGCCAATTTTCACCCCCGGCAAAATCACCGCATTCTGCCCGATCCACACATCGTTTCCAATCACCGTATCGCCCTTAAGTGGCAAATTTTCTTTGGCAGGAGGCTCCATATTCCAACCCTGCAATGTGTAGAACGGGAACGTCGAAACCGCATTCATCTGATGGTTCGCCCCATTCATCACGAACTCCACGCCTGCAGCAATCTGGCAGAACTTCCCGATGATTAGCTTGTCATCATTCCACGGATACAGATGCGTCACGTGGCTCACAAAATCGCTATCGGCAATGTAGGTAAAATCCCCCACGACAATCTGCAGATTTTTGAGCGTCGGCTTCACGTAAATTTCCTTGTCATAACCCGCAATCGGGTGGACAGTCATCGGATCAGGGAGTGTGTTTGGCATGGGGACCTCCGTAGGTGGGATATATGGAGAAAAGTAATAAAAAGCAAACAGACCTGTCAGCCCCGCCTCGCACAGTCATTCCAAACTTGATTGGAAGATCTTTTTTACGCACCATACACAAAACGTCATTTTATGACATTAAAGAAATATACATTAACAAAAAACAACCCAATGCAGGTCTTTATGAGCCAAGAACAGAAAACAATCCGCGTCATGGGTACAGGATTCGTCAAAACCACCCCCGACACAACGAGACTCACTTTCGAAGTGGATTCCCTGCATGACACGTACGAAAAAGCGTACGCCGAAGCCGCAATCGGGAATAAAAACCTGCGAGAAACGCTTGAGAAACTGAATATTCCGAAAGATTCGCTCAAAACCACGAACTTTTCTATAACCAAAGAAACGGAGTACAAGCACAAAGAAGACAAGTTCGTCTTTGTCGGATTCAAACTGCACCAAAATCTCGCTATCGAATTGCCGCTAGACAGCATCATCACCTCCAAAGTCATGTCCGCACTCGGCAAAGCATGGCCCGAACTCGAAGTGAACATCGCATTCATCAAAAAAGACTCGCACGATGTCAAGCTGCAAATTTTGGAATCCGCCGTCAAAGACGCTCGCGAAAAAGCCGAAATCATCGCAGCGACATTGGGGCATAAGCTCGGCGGCATTATCAGCGCAGATTACTCTAAGCGGAGCATCGACATCAACTACCATGAAGAACGGCTGGCCATATGCGACGGCGGCTTTGGCGACAAAAACTGCTCTATCGATTACACTCCCGACGATATCGAGGCCGGCGACACGATCGAAACCGTGTGGTATTTGGAGTAAAACTAACACGCGATTTCAACGGATCAACAAGTTATAAACTAAAATTTCGTGATTCTACATTAAATTCGCTAATTATAACATTTTTCCGCGATTATAACATTTTGAAATGTTATGATTGAGGGGAAATGTTAAAGAGGGTAAGACAAAGCGAAAATTTTCCAAGCGCCTAAAAAAGTCATAATTTGACATTTTTCGATTGTATATTTAGAGATGATGAAAGATTTATACGCGACAAAACGAAAAAACATGCGCTCGTTGGCAGAATACCAGCGAAAATTGTGGAAAAGTCCGCAACTCGCATACTTGTTCCTTGAAGTGACCGATTGTTGCAATTTAAAATGCAAGCATTGCGGCAGCGGCTGCCTATCCACAAACCGTAACTACTTGCCTTTTGAGACCGCCCAAAAAGTGCTGGACGAAGTCGCCAAGGAATACGATGCATCACAGATATTCATTTGCATCACAGGCGGCGAACCACTTTTGAACAAAGAACTATTCAAAATCATCGCCTATTCCAAGCATTTAAATTTTTCTTGCGGAATAACGACTAACGGAACCTTATTGTCCGAAACAGTCGGTGAAGAGTTCAAGAAAGCTGGACTGGACACAATTTCTATTAGCTTGGATGGTCTGGAAGAGACTCATAACAACTTTCGATGTTCCCCAAATGCATTCCAACAAGCGCTGACAGGTATCCGAAATGCGAAAAAAGCAGGGTTATATCCCGAAGTTGTAACCGTTGTCCACAAAAACAATTTGAAAGAACTAGATATCCTATACGAATTCCTTTGCGATGAGAAAATCGAATCATGGAAAATTGCGAACATCGAACCCATCGGCAGAGCCAGGGACAATTCATCGATGTTCCTCGACGCTCACGAATACAAAATGCTGCTCGATTTCGTTAAACAGACCCGATTTAATCCAAGCAACAACATGGAAATTAATTTAGGTTGTTCGCACTATCTCGGAATGCAATACGAGTATATGGTTCGCGATTTTTACTTTCAATGCGGAGCGGGAACTAAAATCGCAAGCGTCATGGCAAATGGCGATATCGGAGCATGTCTGGACATTGAACGGAACGATTTAACAATACAGGGAAACATTTATAAAGATTCTTTCGTAGATGTTTGGAAAAACCGGTTTGAAATTTTCCGTCAAGATAAGGCGGAATTAAATTCGCAATGCCAACAATGTAGCGAAAGGGAATTTTGCATGGGAGATTCAACCCATACCTGGAACTTCCAAAACAACGAACCCAATTACTGCGTTTTCAAAATGCTGGAGGATCATCATGGTCAAAATAAATAGAAAGCCAAAAGAATATCGTGGACGTTGCGGAAACTGCCAAGCGCCTCTGTTGAAGGGGGCCCGATATTGCGACCAATGTGGCACCAAAAGGGGCAATGGAGAATTTAAACCTTTTGAAAATACAATACGAATCCTTTACGGTCCACCCATTAAAATCATCCAGCATTGTGAAGCATGCAATCATAAATGGTTAAAAGCAGGGATTGGCGTAAAAAAATCTTCATACTGTCCCAAATGCAATTCACCCTCTATAGAAATGCTAGAATTTTCGCGTTGGCATTATGGAGAAGCCCTAGGTCACTATTTAGAAGACAACGAGCCACTGCAATTATTCACCGAAGACGAAGTGAATAAAATTCTGAGTTTGCGCGAAGAATACAAGAATTTTCAAAACCGTAACGAAGATTACAATGCAATACACAGGTTCATGAATCAAAATGGTTTCGAGGAACACGCGAAAGAATTGAAAGATACAATTTTGTCAAATCGTGAAGCGGAAAGAATAAATTTATCAAAAAAGATTTTAATGGTTGTCGGAAACGAAAACGCCTTAATAGCAGATTGCGTTTGCCCCAAATGCGAAGGTATAATAGCTTGCCAAATAAAAATTGATAAAAAAACGAAATTCCCAAAAGCGAATACACTGAAAGACGGCGAAATTTATTCACTTTCAGAGGATTATGTCAATCAAAATGCCAGTAAAGACGATTTAATGTGCTTACAGTGCGGTCATGTATTCAAAAATCCTAAAAAAGAAAAATAAGGATATACACATGGGCGAAGAAAGAAAAACAAACAAGAAATATTGTTACCACTATTCCCCCTCCCAACAAAAATGCCCATACAAGACCGATTTTGAACGAATCGCGTGGGAATGCGAAAAGCAAGTCTGCGAAGCAAAAACATCTCCGCAAGACATCTCGGAGTTTCTGCATTTTGTAGCCAACACCATGAGCAATTATGACAAAAAAATCCTTGCTCGGTACATTGCAGAATATGCCTGTTATGACTCCGACGACAGCATCATAAACGCAAAGAAATTCATTTGTGAAACCCACAAACTGCAAGATATTCTTTTCTTTGAAAAGCCGCTAGGCCAAACAATCTACGAAACCATTGATGAAGGGACCTACGTACCTGAAAGCGAAGGGACTCTTCTTTACGATGACGGAAGAATATACACAATGTTCGGGAACAGCGATAGTAAAAAACGCTCTTATGTGCTAGAAGCAACAAGCAGGCCGTTCGCAGATAAAATAAAGGCATTCATAGAAAAAAATAGGGAAGTCATTCAAAGTTTTCCTGACGAAACCACAGAAGCTCCATTTTGCGACGGAAGCTACCAATACTATAAATTTCTGAACAAAAAATGTCACGGCTATATGATGTATTGTACTGATGACGGTCAAAAAATTATTTCCTTTGCAAAAAAGATTGACGCACGTTTCCGCAAGCACGCATTTCCGATAAGCAATAGTGCAAACTTTGCCGCAGTTGTATGTTTTTGAAATACAATTATCCCCAATCAAGGTTTATTTTCGCAATAATTGAACGCATATCAAGCGACAAAATGTATAATTGAAGGTAGAGAGGCTAATATGGACGATAAACTTGAAAATTTGATAAGAAACAAAATTGCAACAGATAAAAAACTCGCTGCTAAAATAGCGTGTGAAGACTTTTGGCTTGCCAAAGGGCAAGAAGCCCTCAGAAAATATCAAGCATACTCTATAAATCCAGAGCTTCTAGATAACCTTATTGAAAAATCTTCTACCAGTGAGGGATTCCAAGAAATCAAGAATTCTCAAGACCCCGCACTTATTGAAATTAGAGAACTGATTTTCTCTATTGTCGCATATTGCGACATGAATGCCTGCGATAAAAAGAAATACAATAAATACGAAGATTACCGTGTCATTGCTAAAGCAGGCATTCGCCAAAACGACTGGTTACATCACTTTCTTACATATAAGAAAACAAGCAATGCTCCAGATTCTGTAATGAACGCCATTGAATATTTGGATCAACCTGCAACACATTTTGGAAATGTAAGTGAAAAGCATCGTAAACTGATTGCAGAAAAAATTTTCATGGTTCCTTACGAAAGAAACTCTTTTTTTGATTCCGCAAAAAAATTCTTTGAACCATTTGATATTAAATGCAATAACTCAGGCAACCTCGGTACAGTTTTTGGACATATTTTATACGATGGAGAAATATCAAAATATTGGAAAGAAAGTGATCTTTCTCTAGACGATTCTGATACCGTTCGCTACTGGGTTTACTCTCCTGGTGCAAAAGCAACCAACTGGAATAACGACAAAAAGAATGAAGTTATGTCCATCGGCTACGATAACATTGTTGACTGGAGTACTTTAAAAACTAAAGAAGAATATCGAACAGCCTTGCAGAATTTCAACCACGACACATCATCTCATAAAAACGATGTTCTCGGTTTTTGGCAATTCGTAAACGAAATGAAAATTGGCGATGTTGTTTATGCAAAAGATGGAATGTCAAAAGTTATTGGGCGCGGCATAGTCCAAGGCGATTACACCTACGATGCCAACAAAGATTCCTTTTATTGCAGTCGAAAAGTGCAATGGACACATACAAATTGCAACTACCAATTGAAAGAGGACGGAGCATTCTCTATGAAGATGCTCACCGACATCACAAAATATTCTGGTTTAAGAAACGAGCTTGAGGAATTTTTTGATAATCAGAAATCAACGCAAATCGGTGGTAAAACATCTATCGAGCCGAAACCACAAACACCATCCATTTACTCTAAAGAAAATTTCTTAAAAAAAGTCTTTATGGATGAATCAAGCTATGATTCACTTGTTGGTTTGCTAAAGAGAAAAAAGAATATTATTCTGCAAGGAGCTCCTGGAGTCGGGAAAACATTCATGGCAAAGCGCCTAGCTTACTCCATAATGGGGCAAATAGATAAATCAAGAGTAAAAATGATTCAATTCCACCAAAGTTACAGTTATGAAGATTTCATAATGGGCTACCGTCCTGATGGAAATGGATTCAAGCTAAAACGCGGTCCGTTCTATGAATTTTGTAATACAGCGGCAGAGGATTCAGAAAACAACTATTTCTTTATCATCGACGAAATAAATCGTGGAAACATCAGCAAGATTTTCGGCGAACTATTCATGCTTATCGAAAACGATAAACGTGGCCAGCAAATACGTTTGCTATACGAAGATGAATTATTCTCCGTACCTCCCAATTTATACATCATTGGTCTCATGAATACAGCAGACCGCAGCATTGCAATGATTGACTATGCTTTACGCCGTCGTTTTTCATTCTTTGAGGTTAAACCGGCATTTGATTCAGAGCAATTTGAAAGCAAGCGTGAAAATGCAGAAAATGAAAAATACGACAATCTTATTGAATGCGTAAAGAATCTCAATAAGGAAATCGCCGCCGATGATTCTCTTGGTGAAGGATTTTGCATAGGTCACAGCTACTTTTGCTTCGAAGAAAATGAAACCATTGATAATGAATGGCTCAAGTCGGTTGTTGAATATGATGTCATTCCGCTCCTGAAAGAATATTGGTTTGACGAGCCTGAAAAAGTAAAGAACTGGAGCGATAAACTCAGAGCATCGATTCAATGATTCTCGT
This window encodes:
- a CDS encoding CatB-related O-acetyltransferase; protein product: MTVHPIAGYDKEIYVKPTLKNLQIVVGDFTYIADSDFVSHVTHLYPWNDDKLIIGKFCQIAAGVEFVMNGANHQMNAVSTFPFYTLQGWNMEPPAKENLPLKGDTVIGNDVWIGQNAVILPGVKIGDGAIIGANAVVGSDVEPYTVVVGNPAQFIRNRFDEELTALMLRWKWWDKPVEEINALIPILTNPDLAFVKAKIKEFLAGD
- a CDS encoding SIMPL domain-containing protein, which produces MSQEQKTIRVMGTGFVKTTPDTTRLTFEVDSLHDTYEKAYAEAAIGNKNLRETLEKLNIPKDSLKTTNFSITKETEYKHKEDKFVFVGFKLHQNLAIELPLDSIITSKVMSALGKAWPELEVNIAFIKKDSHDVKLQILESAVKDAREKAEIIAATLGHKLGGIISADYSKRSIDINYHEERLAICDGGFGDKNCSIDYTPDDIEAGDTIETVWYLE
- a CDS encoding radical SAM protein, coding for MMKDLYATKRKNMRSLAEYQRKLWKSPQLAYLFLEVTDCCNLKCKHCGSGCLSTNRNYLPFETAQKVLDEVAKEYDASQIFICITGGEPLLNKELFKIIAYSKHLNFSCGITTNGTLLSETVGEEFKKAGLDTISISLDGLEETHNNFRCSPNAFQQALTGIRNAKKAGLYPEVVTVVHKNNLKELDILYEFLCDEKIESWKIANIEPIGRARDNSSMFLDAHEYKMLLDFVKQTRFNPSNNMEINLGCSHYLGMQYEYMVRDFYFQCGAGTKIASVMANGDIGACLDIERNDLTIQGNIYKDSFVDVWKNRFEIFRQDKAELNSQCQQCSEREFCMGDSTHTWNFQNNEPNYCVFKMLEDHHGQNK
- a CDS encoding AAA family ATPase, which encodes MDDKLENLIRNKIATDKKLAAKIACEDFWLAKGQEALRKYQAYSINPELLDNLIEKSSTSEGFQEIKNSQDPALIEIRELIFSIVAYCDMNACDKKKYNKYEDYRVIAKAGIRQNDWLHHFLTYKKTSNAPDSVMNAIEYLDQPATHFGNVSEKHRKLIAEKIFMVPYERNSFFDSAKKFFEPFDIKCNNSGNLGTVFGHILYDGEISKYWKESDLSLDDSDTVRYWVYSPGAKATNWNNDKKNEVMSIGYDNIVDWSTLKTKEEYRTALQNFNHDTSSHKNDVLGFWQFVNEMKIGDVVYAKDGMSKVIGRGIVQGDYTYDANKDSFYCSRKVQWTHTNCNYQLKEDGAFSMKMLTDITKYSGLRNELEEFFDNQKSTQIGGKTSIEPKPQTPSIYSKENFLKKVFMDESSYDSLVGLLKRKKNIILQGAPGVGKTFMAKRLAYSIMGQIDKSRVKMIQFHQSYSYEDFIMGYRPDGNGFKLKRGPFYEFCNTAAEDSENNYFFIIDEINRGNISKIFGELFMLIENDKRGQQIRLLYEDELFSVPPNLYIIGLMNTADRSIAMIDYALRRRFSFFEVKPAFDSEQFESKRENAENEKYDNLIECVKNLNKEIAADDSLGEGFCIGHSYFCFEENETIDNEWLKSVVEYDVIPLLKEYWFDEPEKVKNWSDKLRASIQ